A genomic stretch from Penaeus vannamei isolate JL-2024 chromosome 6, ASM4276789v1, whole genome shotgun sequence includes:
- the LOC113815370 gene encoding uncharacterized PE-PGRS family protein PE_PGRS54 isoform X28, giving the protein MEGSSRVLLSLLVAGLAVLPHLVNARSPTPNIHICHSLTCPEQDAFYAHPTFCTDYVHCVAGVPYVKKCPSNLNFNAVKGACDHPRDAHCTPFKTSCELTSPFVPGGVTDDLVTCDCEGPCIKPHPYRCDAFYHCDAAGVEHLTKCPGDLMFNAMVEQCDLPENTKCEPAPSCSCDNCRYPSSEKCSAYWLCEGGQAVQHFCSNGLLFNRDTSQCDLAINVDCSEGAWEEGAFLETACVDRRLDCPKFVKDGGCQCSGSNCDWQSFVLRNCPKSCGSCKVNKMISKRTFALEEKGLKRKHHSSKESGSKESGSKESGSKESGSKESGSKESGSKESGSKESGSKESGSKESGSKESGSKESGSKESGSKESGSKESGSKESGSKESGSKESGSKESGSKESGSKESGSKESGSNESHKPGHSHECGGNGGSGSGGGGGDGGSGGGGGDGGSGGGGGDGGSGGDGGSGGGGGSGGDGGNGGEGGNGGNNGNGGSGGGSGGGGEGGNGVGGGSGSGGGDGGNGGSGGSGGGSGGGGEGGNGGGGGSGSGGGDGGNNGNGGSGGGSGGGGEGGNGGGGGSGSGGGDGGNNGNGGSGGGSGGGGEGGNGGGGGSGSGGGDGGNGGSGGSGGGSGGGGEGGNGGGGGSGSGGGDGGNNGNGGSGGGSGGGGEGGNGGGGGSGSGGGDGGNNGNGGSGGGSGGGGEGGNGGGGGSGSGGGDGGNNGNGGSGGGSGGGGEGGNGGGGGSGSGGGDGGNNGNGGSGGGSGGGGEGGNGGGGGSGSGGGDGGNGGSGGSGGGSGGGGDEDCQDNEVDCVYWAANNDCICKPTDGDCSWQYYVSATCPKSCGTCGNGGGGGDGGNGGGGGDGGNGGGGGDGGDGGNGGSIDGCVIDCSLGKYLPHPTDCRKFIQCAPYGPEEMPCAPGTVWNQQKLTCDHEWASPCVTGSYLTPEGLPCGGGSGGDGGNGGGGGDGGNGGGGGDGGNGGGGGDGGNGGGGGDGGNGGGGGDGGNGGGGGDGGNGGGGGDGGDGGNGGSIDGCVIDCSLGKYLPHPTDCRKFIQCAPYGPEEMPCAPGTVWNQQKLTCDHEWASLCVTGSYLTPEGLPCGGGSGGDGGNGGGGGDGGNGGGGGDGGNGGGGGDGGDGGNGGSISGCVIDCSLGKYLPHPTDCRKFIQCAPYGPEEMPCAPGTVWNQQKLTCDHEWASPCVTGSYLTPEGLPCGGGSGGDGGNVGGGGDGGNGGGGGDGGNGGGGGDGGNGGGGEDGGNGGGGGDGGNGGGGGDGGNGGGGGDGGNGGGGGDGGNEGGGGDGGNGGGGGDGGDGGNGGSIDGCVIDCSLGKYLPHPSDCRKFIQCAPYGPEEMPCAPGTVWNQQKLTCDHEWASPCVTGSYLTPEGLPCGGGSGGDGGNGGGGGDGGNGGGGGDGGNGGGGGDGGNGGGGGDGGNGGGGGDGGNGGGGGDGGDGGNGGSIDGCVIDCSLGKYLPHPTDCRKFIQCAPYGPEEMPCAPGTVWNQQKLTCDHEWASPCVTGSYLTPEGLPCGGGSGGDGGNGGGGGDGGNGGGGGDGGNGGGGGDGGNGGGGGDGGNGGGGGDGGNGGGGGDGGNGGGSGGGDGGNGGGGGDGGNGGGGGDGGNGGGGGDGGNGGGGGDGGNGGGGGDGGNGGGGGDGGNGGGGGDGGNGGGGGDGGNGGGDGGEDCPLSCPEKEGLFPHPRDCKKWIHCSHNIPFVKKCPFHLHFNPVQRVCDWPFRAQCIAAPDADCQIPEPVLPTEPPNVKPDICDCECCLRPHPEDCTAYYYCEPNASAEFHTCSEGLVFNPQLSQCVLQVDYPQCQPEKPPTCDPTCECLYPAHSCSEYYKCNGDGIPVKYECTGGLYFNDQKHTCDLPENVSCEERRKRSEIDPVTEQHYILPEECKDLQGMYAIRDRPSSYYLCSHGVAFEMRCPDGGVFSSKAKKCILRK; this is encoded by the exons GATCCCCGACTCCGAACATACATATCTGTCACAGCCTGACCTGCCCTGAACAGGACGCCTTCTACGCGCACCCGACCTTCTGCACAGACTACGTCCACTGCGTCGCCGGCGTCCCATATGTCAAG AAATGCCCTTCAAACCTGAACTTCAACGCTGTGAAGGGGGCGTGCGACCACCCGAGGGACGCCCACTGCACGCCCTTCAAGACGTCCTGCGAGCTGACGAGCCCTTTCGTCCCAGGAGGCGTGACAGACGACCTCGTGACGTGTGACTGCGAAGGCCCCTGCATCAAGCCGCACCCGTACCGCTGCGATGCCTTCTACCACTGCGACGCT GCGGGCGTGGAGCACCTTACGAAGTGTCCCGGAGACTTGATGTTCAACGCGATGGTTGAACAATGTGATCTGCCGGAGAACACCAAATGTGAACCGGCGCCCTCCTGTTCCTGTGACAACTGCCGGTACCCTTCGTCCGAAAAGTGCTCTGCTTACTGGCTGT GTGAGGGTGGCCAAGCAGTTCAGCATTTCTGCAGTAACGGCCTTCTCTTCAACCGTGACACGTCACAGTGCGATCTGGCCATCAATGTAGACTGTAGCGAAGGGGCCTGGGAAGAAGGTGCTTTCCTGGAGACGGCCTGCGTTGACCGACGTTTGGACTGTCCAAAGTTTGTGAAGGATGGAGGGTGTCAGTGCAGTGGAAGTAACTGCGACTGGCAGTCGTTTGTTCTTAGGAACTGTCCAAAATCCTGTGGCAGCTGCAAAGTAAACAAAATGATTAGCAAGAGGACATTTGCCTTAGAAGAAAAAGGACTTAAAAGAAAGCATCATAgtagcaaagagtctggaagcaaggagtctggaagcaaagagtctggaagcaaggaatccggaagcaaagagtctggaagcaaagagtctggaagcaaagagtctggaagcaaggaatccggaagcaaagagtctggaagcaaagagtctggaagcaaggaatccggaagcaaagagtctggaagcaaagagtctggaagcaaggaatccggaagcaaagagtctggaagcaaggagtccggaagcaaagagtctggaagcaaggagtccggaagcaaagagtctggaagcaagGAGTCCGGAAGCAAGGAGTCCGggagcaaagagtctggaagtaATGAAAGCCACAAACCAGGCCATAGTCATGaatgtggtggtaatggtggatcTGGAagcggaggaggcggtggagacggtggaagcggaggaggcggtggagacggtggaagcggaggaggcggtggagacgGTGGAAGCGGTGGAGACGGTGGAAGCGGAGGAGGCGGTGGAAGCGGAGGAGACGGTGGAAacggaggagaaggtggaaacgGTGGAAACAACGGcaatggaggaagtggaggtggatcaggaggcggaggagaaggaggcaacgGTGTAGGTGGaggcagcggaagtggaggaggagacggtggGAATGGCggcagtggaggaagtggaggtggatcaggaggcggaggagaaggaggcaacggtggaggcggaggcagcggaagtggaggaggagacggtggAAACAACGGcaatggaggaagtggaggtggatcaggaggcggaggagaaggaggcaacggtggaggtggaggcagcggaagtggagggggagacggTGGAAACAACGGCAATGGAGGAAGTGGCGGTGGatcaggaggcggaggagaaggaggcaacggtggaggcggaggcagcggaagtggaggaggagacggtggAAATGGCggcagtggaggaagtggaggtggatcaggaggcggaggagaaggaggcaacggtggaggcggaggcagcggaagtggaggaggagacggtggAAACAACGGcaatggaggaagtggaggtggatcaggaggcggaggagaaggaggcaacggtggaggcggaggcagcggaagtggaggaggagacggtggAAACAACGGcaatggaggaagtggaggtggatcaggaggcggaggagaaggaggcaacggtggaggtggaggcagcggaagtggaggaggagacggtggAAACAACGGcaatggaggaagtggaggtggatcaggaggcggaggagaaggaggcaacggtggaggcggaggcagcggaagtggaggaggagacggcGGAAACAACGGcaatggaggaagtggaggtggatcaggaggcggaggagaaggaggcaacggtggaggcggaggcagcggaagtggaggaggagacggtggAAATGGCggcagtggaggaagtggaggtggatcaggaggcggaggagatgaAGACTGTCAAGATAACGAAGTGGACTGCGTGTACTGGGCAGCAAACAATGATTGCATATGCAAGCCCACAGATGGAGACTGCTCATGGCAATACTACGTGTCTGCAACATGTCCAAAGAGCTGTGGTACTTGTGGAaacggaggtggcggtggagacggcggaaacggaggtggcggtggagacggcggaaacggaggtggcggtggagacgGTGGTGATGGAGGAAATGGTGGAAGCATTGACGGTTGCGTCATTGACTGCTCCCTCGGAAAGTATCTGCCACATCCAACTGACTGCCGCAAGTTCATCCAGTGTGCCCCGTATGGTCCCGAAGAGATGCCTTGTGCTCCTGGAACGGTCTGGAACCAACAGAAACTCACCTGTGATCACGAATGGGCTTCTCCTTGTGTGACAGGCAGCTACTTGACTCCAGAAGGTCTACCatgtggaggaggtagtggtggagacggcggaaacggaggtggaggcggagacggcggaaacggaggtggcggtggagacggcggaaacggaggtggaggcggagacggcggaaacggag gtggcggtggagacggcggaaacggag gtggcggtggagacggcggaaatggaggtggcggtggagacggcggaaacggaggtggcggtggagacgGTGGTGATGGAGGAAATGGTGGAAGCATTGACGGTTGCGTCATTGACTGCTCCCTCGGAAAGTATCTGCCACATCCAACTGACTGCCGCAAGTTCATCCAGTGTGCCCCGTATGGTCCCGAAGAGATGCCTTGTGCTCCTGGAACGGTCTGGAACCAACAGAAACTCACCTGTGATCACGAATGGGCTTCTCTTTGTGTGACAGGCAGCTACTTGACTCCAGAAGGTCTACCatgtggaggaggtagtggtggagacggcggaaacggag gtggcggtggagacggcggaaacggaggtggaggcggagacggcggaaacggag gtggcggtggagacgGTGGTGATGGAGGAAATGGTGGAAGCATCAGCGGTTGCGTCATTGACTGCTCCCTCGGAAAGTATCTGCCACATCCAACTGACTGCCGCAAGTTCATCCAGTGTGCCCCGTATGGTCCCGAAGAGATGCCTTGTGCGCCTGGAACGGTCTGGAACCAACAGAAACTCACCTGTGATCACGAATGGGCTTCTCCTTGTGTGACAGGCAGCTACTTGACTCCAGAAGGTCTACCATGTGGAGGAGGTAGTGGCGGAGACGGCGGAAATGTAGGTGGAGGCGGAGACGGCGGAAACGGAGGTGGCGGCGGAGACGGCGGAAacggaggtggcggaggagacggcggaaacggaggtggaggcgaagacggcggaaacggaggtggcggtggagacggcggaaacggag gtggcggtggagacggcggaaatggaggtggcggtggagacggcggaaacggaggtggcggtggagacgGCGGAAATGAAGGTGGCGGTGGAGACGGCGGAaacggaggtggcggtggagacgGTGGTGATGGAGGAAATGGTGGAAGCATCGACGGTTGCGTCATTGACTGCTCCCTCGGAAAGTATCTGCCACATCCATCTGACTGCCGCAAGTTCATCCAGTGTGCCCCGTATGGTCCCGAAGAGATGCCTTGTGCTCCTGGAACGGTCTGGAACCAACAGAAACTCACCTGTGATCACGAATGGGCTTCTCCTTGTGTGACAGGCAGCTACTTGACTCCAGAAGGTCTACCatgtggaggaggtagtggtggagatggcggaaatggaggtggaggcggagacggcggaaacggaggtggcggcggagacggcggaaacggaggtggcggtggagacggcggaaacggag gtggcggtggagacggcggaaacggaggtggcggtggagacggcggaaacggaggtggcggtggagacgGTGGTGATGGAGGAAATGGTGGAAGCATTGACGGTTGCGTCATTGACTGCTCCCTTGGAAAGTATCTGCCACATCCAACTGACTGCCGCAAGTTCATCCAGTGTGCCCCGTATGGTCCCGAAGAGATGCCTTGTGCTCCTGGAACGGTCTGGAACCAACAGAAACTCACCTGTGATCACGAATGGGCTTCTCCTTGTGTGACAGGCAGCTACTTGACTCCAGAAGGTCTACCatgtggaggaggtagtggtggagacggcggaaacggaggtggaggcggagacggcggaaacggaggtggcggtggagacggcggaaacggaggtggcggtggagacggcggaaacggaggtggcggtggagacggcggaaacggaggtggcggaggagacggcggaaacggaggtggtggtggagacggcggaaacggaggtggaAGTGGCGGTGGAGATggcggaaacggaggtggaggtggagacggcggaaacggaggtggcggtggagacggtggaaacggaggtggcggtggagacggcggaaacggaggtggcggtggagacggcggaaacggaggtggcggtggagacggcggaaacggaggtggcggtggagacggcggaaacggaggtggcggtggagatggcggaaatggaggtggaggtggagacggcggaaacggaggtggtgatggaggtgaagaTTGTCCATTGTCGTGTCCAGAAAAAGAAGGTCTTTTCCCTCATCCCCGGGATTGTAAGAAATGGATTCATTGTTCCCACAACATACCTTTTGTCAAGAAGTGTCCCTTCCATCTTCATTTCAATCCCGTCCAACGAGTATGTGACTGGCCATTTAGAGCCCAGTGTATTGCTGCTCCTGATGCTGACTGTCAGATTCCAGAACCTGTGCTTCCCACAGAGCCCCCTAATGTAAAACCTGACATTTGTGACTGTGAATGCTGCCTCAGACCTCATCCAGAGGATTGCACAGCCTACTATTACTGTGAG CCAAACGCAAGCGCCGAATTCCACACCTGTTCCGAAGGGCTCGTGTTCAACCCGCAGTTAAGTCAGTGTGTTCTTCAAGTAGATTATCCGCAGTGTCAGCCTGAGAAACCTCCAACATGCGACCCTACATGTGAATGTCTGTACCCTGCTCACAGCTGCTCAGAATACTACAAAT GTAATGGCGATGGCATTCCTGTTAAATATGAGTGTACAGGAGGGCTTTACTTCAACGACCAGAAACACACGTGTGACCTCCCTGAAAATGTTTCCTGTGAGGAGCGACGTAAAAGAAGTGAAATAGACCCTGTAACGGAACAACACTACATCTTAC cggAGGAGTGTAAGGATCTGCAAGGAATGTATGCCATTAGAGACAGACCAAGTTCGTATTACCTTTGCAGTCACGGCGTAGCCTTTGAAATGCGGTGTCCAGATGGCGGCGTTTTCTCAAGCAAAGCCAAGAAATGCATCTTAAGGAAGTAA